The window GGCGATCACGGCGCGGTCCACACCGGCGCAGTAGCCCCGGGGGGCGGCGAGCAGGACACGGCGGCCAGGCGAAGCGGTCATGCGTCCCATCGTAAGGCCGCGTTCGGTGGCGCAGAGATCGCGTCCCCGCTCGCCCGCGGGGAACACCGGATCCCCTGTCCGACACCGGAACGGCCGCCTCCGCGACCGACACGCACGCCGGGCCCGGTCGCACGGTGCGGTGGCCTTCGCGGCTCCGCCCGGCCGGCCGGCGCGGCCTGGCTGCTCAGCGGCTGCCTGCTCCCGCTCGTCCCACGGCACCCACCGACGAAGCCCGCCGACGACCGAGTGGCGCCGGTGCCCGGAGCCGGCGGCACCGCGGCTGCCCGCGGACGCGGGGAACCGTGCGCGGCCACCGCCGGCCCGCGGCCGGACGGAGGCACCGCAGGCCGGCGGGCCCTCGCTGTCGGTACCGGCCGATACGCTCGGGCGCATGGCTGTCAACACGTCCCCCGAAGCGCCGCTGCCCGTCGGTGAGGTGTCCCGGATGATCGGGGGCTGGATCGACCGGCTCGGGGCGGTGTGGGTCGAGGGGCAGATCACGCAGTTGTCGCGGCGGCCCGGCGCAGGTGTCGTGTTCATGACGCTGCGCGACCCGTCGCACGACATGTCGGTCAGCGTGACCTGCTACCGGCAGGTCTTCGACGCCGTCGCCGACGTCGTCGGCGAGGGCGCGCGTGTCGTGGTCCTGGCGAAGCCCGAGTGGTACGCCCCGCGCGGCCAGCTGTCGCTGCGGGCCGCCGAGATAAGGCCCGTCGGCGTCGGTGAGCTGCTGGCGCGGCTGGAGCGGCTGAAGAAGGCGCTCGCGGCCGAGGGGTTGTTCGCGCCGGAGCGGAAGAAGCCGCTGCCGTTCCTGCCGCAGCTGATCGGGCTGGTGTGCGGCCGGGCCTCCGCGGCGGAGCGGGACGTGCTGGAGAACGCCCGGCACCGCTGGCCCGCCGTCCGCTTCGAGGTGCGCAACGTCCCCGTCCAGGGCGTGCACGCCGTGCCGCAGGTCGTGCAGGCGGTCAAGGAGCTGGACGAGATGGACGGCGTGGACGTCATCGTCGTCGCCCGCGGCGGGGGCAGCGTGGAGGACCTGCTGCCCTTCTCCGACGAGCAGCTCGTACGGGCGGTGTCGCAGTGCCGTACGCCCGTCGTGTCGGCCATCGGGCACGAACCGGACAATCCGCTCCTGGATCATGTCGCCGACCTGCGCGCCTCCACCCCGACGGACGCGGCGAAGAAGGTCGTGCCGGACGTGGGCGAGGAGTTCGAGCGCGTGCGGATGCTCCGGGGCCGCGCGCGGCGCTGCGTGAACGCCTCGCTGGAGCGGGAGGAGCGGGGCCTCGCGCACGCGCTGGCCCGGCCCTGCATGGAGGACCCGCACCGCATGGTGGACGAGCGGGCCGATCACCTGGCCTCCCTGGCCGAGCGGAGCCGGCGGACGCTCGGCCATCTGCTGGACCGCGCGGACTCGGAGCTGACGCACACCCACGCGCGCGTGGTGGCCCTCTCCCCCGCGGCGACGCTCAAGCGGGGTTACGCGGTGCTCCAGAAGGCCGACGGGCACGCGGTCCGGGATCCGGAGGAGGTCGCGCGGGGCGAGGCGCTGCGCGCCCGTGTCGCCGACGGCGAATTCACAGTGAAGGTAGGGGAATGACGGGCAAGGCGGACGAGACGCTCTCGTACGAGCAGGCGCGGGACGAGCTGGTCGAGGTCGTACGGCGGCTGGAGGCGGGCGGTACGACGCTGGAGGAGTCCCTGGCGCTGTGGGAGCGCGGCGAGGAGCTGGCCAAGGTGTGCCGGCGCTGGCTGGAGGGGGCGCGGGCGCGGCTGGACGCGGCGCTGGCCGAGGAGGAGTCCGAGGGCGAGGACACCGAGTAGACGGACCCGGGAGGCTGTGAAGCGGATCACCGCACCCCAGGGTTTGTTGAACCTTGAACTTCTTTGTCGTAAGGTCGTGCCGTCAGCCGGTCCGGGACTCCGGGCCGGACGCACACCTGAGGAAGTCACGCATGTCTCTCGTTCTTGACCCCGCTGCCCAGGACCTGCTGTTCCGCGAGGCCCGCACCGCGAACACCTTCACCGACGAGCCGGTGACCGACGAGCAGGTCCAGGCGATCTACGACCTGGTCAAGTACGGCCCGACCGCCTTCAACCAGTCGCCGCTGCGCATCACCCTGGTCCGTTCCGCCGAGGCCCGCGAGCGCCTCGTGCAGCACATGGCCGAGGGCAACCAGCCGAAGACGGCCACCGCCCCGCTGGTCGCCATCCTCTCCGCGGACAACGAGTTCCACGAGGAGCTGCCGGCCCT of the Streptomyces sp. 1222.5 genome contains:
- the xseA gene encoding exodeoxyribonuclease VII large subunit, whose translation is MAVNTSPEAPLPVGEVSRMIGGWIDRLGAVWVEGQITQLSRRPGAGVVFMTLRDPSHDMSVSVTCYRQVFDAVADVVGEGARVVVLAKPEWYAPRGQLSLRAAEIRPVGVGELLARLERLKKALAAEGLFAPERKKPLPFLPQLIGLVCGRASAAERDVLENARHRWPAVRFEVRNVPVQGVHAVPQVVQAVKELDEMDGVDVIVVARGGGSVEDLLPFSDEQLVRAVSQCRTPVVSAIGHEPDNPLLDHVADLRASTPTDAAKKVVPDVGEEFERVRMLRGRARRCVNASLEREERGLAHALARPCMEDPHRMVDERADHLASLAERSRRTLGHLLDRADSELTHTHARVVALSPAATLKRGYAVLQKADGHAVRDPEEVARGEALRARVADGEFTVKVGE
- a CDS encoding exodeoxyribonuclease VII small subunit encodes the protein MTGKADETLSYEQARDELVEVVRRLEAGGTTLEESLALWERGEELAKVCRRWLEGARARLDAALAEEESEGEDTE
- a CDS encoding malonic semialdehyde reductase, with the protein product MSLVLDPAAQDLLFREARTANTFTDEPVTDEQVQAIYDLVKYGPTAFNQSPLRITLVRSAEARERLVQHMAEGNQPKTATAPLVAILSADNEFHEELPALFPHFPAAKDVFFSERPAREGAAALNAALQAAYFIIGVRAAGLAAGPMTGLDFAGVQKEFLDDDHTPLMVVNIGKPGADAWFPRSPRLAFEDVVTTV